One genomic region from Amycolatopsis sp. FBCC-B4732 encodes:
- a CDS encoding VC0807 family protein, producing MNEAGIQRTQAGTQSHAEPRNPRLALFASAAFDLIVPLAVYYILRQNGVPLLTAAIIGGIVPVVRTVYVFARYRKIDGLGLFMVTMMVIGTAVSLISGDARFFFAKDGWLTAMFGIWMLITLFFEKPFFLHAGVSIARTKRGGAGAEVWERRWDTEPKMRHGLRLLTVVFGVGMIVDAVVRVVLAYSLPLDDINLVTTVQWIVVLGGLIGFMAYYTRKHDLRA from the coding sequence ATGAACGAAGCCGGCATCCAGCGCACCCAAGCGGGCACGCAGTCCCACGCGGAACCCCGGAACCCGCGGCTGGCGCTGTTCGCTTCCGCCGCATTCGACCTGATCGTCCCCCTCGCCGTCTACTACATCCTGCGCCAGAACGGCGTTCCGCTGTTGACCGCCGCGATCATCGGTGGCATCGTCCCGGTCGTCCGCACCGTGTACGTGTTCGCCCGGTACCGCAAGATCGACGGGCTCGGCCTCTTCATGGTGACGATGATGGTCATCGGCACCGCGGTTTCCCTGATTTCCGGCGACGCACGGTTCTTCTTCGCCAAGGACGGCTGGCTCACGGCCATGTTCGGCATCTGGATGCTGATCACGCTGTTCTTCGAAAAGCCGTTCTTCCTGCACGCCGGGGTCAGCATCGCCCGCACCAAGCGGGGCGGCGCCGGCGCCGAGGTCTGGGAGCGCCGCTGGGACACCGAGCCCAAGATGCGCCACGGCCTGCGCCTGCTGACGGTGGTCTTCGGTGTCGGCATGATCGTCGACGCGGTCGTCCGCGTCGTGCTCGCCTACTCCCTGCCGCTCGACGACATCAACCTGGTGACGACCGTGCAGTGGATCGTGGTCCTCGGCGGGCTCATCGGCTTCATGGCCTACTACACCCGCAAGCACGACCTGCGTGCCTGA
- a CDS encoding macrolide family glycosyltransferase, which translates to MAHIALLNIPAYGHVMPTLDVAAELVRRGHRVTFATTDQFADLVAPTGARVLRYESSLTPKPRTEDPPADFAAWLPLVLVMESTATIPVFEAAFADDVPDLILYDRTVYATGRVLAAKWGVPAVELFPSFAYNDEWSLAKFLGEENGFSEEHPARVAFREKIAELTAAHGVPEITPADFAIGREEFALAFVAKEFQYHGETFDDHFAFIGPCLGDRTFQGDWQPPSDGKPVLLVSLGTAFNDRPDFFRAVVAAFTGEDWHVVLSVGTLDQAELGELPPNVEAHAAVPQLAVLKHASAFITHSGMGGTMEALYFDTPMVSLPQSVEQAAVAQRVAELGLGTSLAGQEPTPELLREAVQTTAGDERIRSAVAAMGAKVRAAGGAVRAADELERHLKRVS; encoded by the coding sequence ATGGCACACATCGCGCTGCTGAACATCCCCGCGTACGGGCACGTCATGCCGACGCTGGACGTGGCCGCCGAGCTGGTCCGCCGCGGTCACCGCGTCACCTTCGCCACCACGGACCAGTTCGCCGACCTCGTGGCACCGACGGGAGCACGGGTCCTGCGCTACGAGTCGTCCCTGACGCCGAAGCCGCGCACCGAGGACCCGCCCGCCGACTTCGCCGCCTGGCTGCCGCTGGTGCTGGTCATGGAGAGCACCGCGACCATCCCGGTGTTCGAAGCGGCCTTCGCCGACGACGTGCCGGACCTGATCCTGTACGACCGCACGGTCTACGCGACCGGGCGGGTGCTCGCCGCGAAGTGGGGCGTGCCCGCGGTGGAGCTGTTCCCGTCCTTCGCCTACAACGACGAGTGGTCGCTGGCGAAGTTCCTCGGGGAAGAAAACGGTTTCAGCGAGGAGCACCCGGCCCGCGTGGCCTTCCGCGAGAAGATCGCGGAACTGACCGCGGCGCACGGCGTCCCGGAGATCACCCCCGCCGACTTCGCCATCGGCCGCGAGGAGTTCGCGCTCGCGTTCGTGGCGAAGGAGTTCCAGTACCACGGCGAAACGTTCGACGACCACTTCGCGTTCATCGGCCCGTGCCTGGGCGACCGGACGTTCCAGGGCGACTGGCAGCCGCCGTCGGACGGCAAGCCCGTGCTGCTGGTTTCGCTCGGCACGGCGTTCAACGACCGCCCGGACTTCTTCCGGGCCGTCGTGGCGGCGTTCACGGGCGAGGACTGGCACGTGGTGCTGTCGGTCGGCACGCTCGACCAGGCGGAGCTCGGGGAGCTGCCGCCGAACGTCGAGGCGCACGCCGCGGTGCCGCAGCTGGCGGTGCTGAAGCACGCTTCGGCCTTCATCACCCACTCCGGCATGGGCGGGACGATGGAGGCGCTGTACTTCGACACGCCGATGGTGTCGCTGCCGCAGAGCGTCGAGCAGGCCGCGGTGGCCCAGCGCGTCGCCGAGCTCGGCCTGGGCACCAGCCTGGCCGGCCAGGAGCCCACTCCGGAGCTGCTGCGCGAAGCGGTGCAGACCACCGCGGGCGACGAGCGGATCCGGTCCGCGGTCGCGGCGATGGGCGCGAAGGTGCGCGCGGCCGGCGGCGCCGTCCGCGCGGCCGACGAGCTCGAGCGGCACCTCAAGCGCGTCTCCTGA
- a CDS encoding ABC transporter ATP-binding protein yields MQDAVVVRDLVKRYPKAERPAVDGLGFTIAAGEVFGLLGPNGAGKTTTVSMLTTRALPTSGRAEVAGIDVVKDATAARQVLAVVPQRNNLDQSLTVRQNLLFHAAYHGMGRAQRHRRADELIEWMGLGPRAKARVDEMSGGQAQRVMIARALMHKPKVMFLDEPATGLDPQSRLFVHERVAELTAEGVTVVVTTHDMDEAAKLCDRVGIVDHGKLLALDTTEALTRSLPGNTTLTVGVTLADAPAEAVGKELELVPAVVRVERLAATGRAAADESAVQFRLYTEAEPASLLPGVLAVLGRERCEVTGISFGKPTLEDVFISITGRDLR; encoded by the coding sequence GTGCAGGACGCTGTGGTGGTGCGGGACCTCGTGAAGAGGTACCCGAAAGCAGAACGGCCTGCGGTCGACGGCCTCGGCTTCACGATCGCCGCGGGCGAGGTCTTCGGCCTGCTGGGTCCCAACGGCGCGGGCAAGACGACGACGGTCAGCATGCTGACCACGCGCGCGCTGCCGACGTCCGGGCGGGCCGAGGTGGCCGGGATCGACGTCGTCAAGGACGCGACCGCGGCCCGCCAGGTGCTGGCCGTGGTGCCCCAGCGCAACAACCTCGACCAGTCGCTGACGGTGCGGCAGAACCTGCTGTTCCACGCCGCTTACCACGGCATGGGGCGGGCGCAGCGGCACCGCCGGGCCGACGAGCTGATCGAGTGGATGGGCCTCGGCCCGCGGGCGAAGGCCAGGGTGGACGAGATGTCCGGCGGCCAGGCCCAGCGCGTGATGATCGCCCGGGCCCTGATGCACAAGCCGAAGGTGATGTTCCTCGACGAGCCGGCGACCGGGCTGGACCCGCAGTCGCGGCTGTTCGTGCACGAGCGCGTCGCCGAGCTGACGGCCGAGGGCGTCACCGTCGTCGTCACCACGCACGACATGGACGAGGCGGCCAAGCTGTGCGACCGGGTCGGCATCGTCGACCACGGCAAGCTGCTGGCCCTCGACACGACCGAGGCGCTGACCCGGTCGCTGCCGGGCAACACGACGCTCACCGTGGGCGTCACGCTGGCCGACGCGCCCGCCGAAGCCGTCGGCAAGGAGCTGGAGCTGGTGCCCGCCGTCGTCCGGGTCGAGCGGCTCGCCGCGACCGGCCGGGCCGCGGCCGACGAGAGCGCCGTCCAGTTCCGCCTCTACACCGAAGCGGAACCGGCGTCGCTGCTGCCCGGCGTGCTGGCCGTGCTGGGCCGCGAGCGGTGCGAGGTCACCGGGATTTCGTTCGGCAAGCCCACCCTCGAAGACGTGTTCATCTCCATCACCGGACGGGACCTCCGATGA
- a CDS encoding beta-glucosidase: MRTAAVVLAGVLLTSGLAAAGAAADPAAKFSPRVRSLVGELTLDEKLSLVHGGTDPNSVGEAGYVPGVPRLGIPSLRLADGSAGVRVDKPSVVMPAPVSLASSFDESLATRYGAGVGREARALGTDVLLSPMVNTIRIPYGGRNFETFSEDPLVTSRIAAAEVKGIAGQGTIPVVKHLAGNNQENDRQTINVQMDDQTLHEVELPGFEAAVKAGAGAVMCSYNNLNGPSACANGDLLTGILREQLAFKGWVMSDWRMSLTPDSLPKGLDQEMPDGTYFGDQLKTAISEGKIPQSALDTAVARILGQLDRFHLLDNPARPARDLSGLTATAQDVAQAGAVLLRNEKAALPLSTAKSGKVAVIGYNAKTPKLNGGGSSHVLPSATPATPLDVIKKRAGSTTTYTTGYDPAGEVVPANALSPAYTQGGGLPAGAEGVFYNGTITAPVEGDYSIQLQATGGGGFLQVDGAASGLFGDSIATGYTGITVHLTAGQHSLLLYGFADFVKPLQVNLHWLTPVAATAKIAEAVAAAKLATTPIVFAYDDSSEGLDRPDLSLPGYQDELIDAVATANPRTVVVLNTASAVKMPWLAKTAAVLEMWYPGQKGAEATTALLYGDANPQGKLTQTFPVDEAHTLVSGEAGLYPGQDGQVKYTEGVDVGYRWYADKKVTPLFPFGYGLSYTSFAYSGLTATNASDGGLDVKVTVRNTGTRTGTEVAQVFLGPSPQVTAPQAPTALGGYAKVTLTAGAYRTLTIHVDPRQLSYWDSAAKAWKRGGGTRSVKAGSSSASLPLGTQVAVN; this comes from the coding sequence TTGCGCACGGCGGCGGTCGTCCTGGCCGGCGTACTCCTGACGTCCGGTCTGGCGGCGGCCGGCGCCGCGGCCGATCCGGCCGCGAAGTTCTCGCCGAGGGTGCGGAGCCTCGTCGGCGAGCTGACGCTCGACGAGAAGCTTTCCCTGGTGCACGGCGGCACGGACCCGAACAGCGTCGGCGAAGCGGGGTACGTGCCCGGTGTGCCGCGCCTCGGCATCCCGTCGCTGCGGCTGGCGGACGGCTCCGCCGGGGTGCGCGTCGACAAGCCGTCGGTCGTCATGCCGGCGCCGGTTTCGCTCGCGTCCAGCTTCGACGAGTCGCTCGCCACCCGCTACGGCGCCGGCGTCGGCCGCGAAGCCCGGGCGCTGGGCACCGACGTGCTGCTGTCGCCGATGGTGAACACCATCCGGATCCCGTACGGCGGGCGCAACTTCGAGACTTTCAGCGAGGACCCGCTGGTGACGTCGCGGATCGCCGCGGCGGAGGTCAAGGGCATCGCGGGCCAGGGCACCATCCCGGTGGTCAAGCACCTCGCCGGCAACAACCAGGAGAACGACCGGCAGACGATCAACGTCCAGATGGACGACCAGACGCTGCACGAGGTCGAGCTGCCCGGGTTCGAGGCGGCGGTGAAGGCCGGCGCCGGCGCGGTGATGTGCTCGTACAACAACCTCAACGGGCCGTCCGCGTGCGCGAACGGCGACCTGCTGACCGGGATCCTGCGGGAGCAGCTGGCGTTCAAGGGCTGGGTGATGTCGGACTGGCGGATGTCGCTGACGCCCGACAGCCTGCCCAAGGGCCTCGACCAGGAGATGCCGGACGGCACGTACTTCGGCGACCAGCTCAAGACCGCGATCAGCGAGGGCAAGATCCCGCAGTCCGCTTTGGACACCGCGGTCGCGCGCATCCTCGGCCAGCTGGACCGGTTCCACCTGCTCGACAACCCGGCGCGCCCGGCGCGTGACCTGTCCGGCCTGACGGCGACCGCGCAGGACGTCGCCCAGGCCGGCGCGGTCCTGCTGCGCAACGAAAAGGCGGCGCTGCCGCTGAGCACCGCGAAGTCGGGCAAGGTCGCGGTGATCGGCTACAACGCGAAGACGCCGAAGCTCAACGGCGGCGGCAGCTCCCACGTGCTCCCGTCGGCCACGCCGGCCACCCCGCTGGACGTCATCAAGAAGCGCGCGGGCAGCACCACGACTTACACCACGGGCTACGACCCGGCGGGCGAGGTCGTCCCGGCGAACGCGCTGTCCCCGGCCTACACCCAGGGCGGCGGGCTGCCCGCCGGCGCGGAGGGCGTGTTCTACAACGGCACGATCACCGCGCCGGTCGAGGGCGACTACAGCATCCAGCTGCAGGCCACCGGCGGTGGCGGCTTCCTCCAGGTGGACGGCGCCGCGAGCGGCCTGTTCGGCGACTCCATCGCGACCGGCTACACCGGCATCACCGTGCACCTGACCGCGGGCCAGCACTCGCTGCTGCTCTACGGCTTCGCGGACTTCGTCAAGCCGCTGCAGGTGAACCTGCACTGGCTCACCCCCGTCGCGGCCACGGCCAAGATCGCCGAGGCGGTGGCGGCGGCCAAGCTGGCCACGACGCCGATCGTGTTCGCCTACGACGACAGCTCCGAGGGCCTCGACCGCCCGGACCTGTCGCTGCCGGGCTACCAGGACGAGCTGATCGACGCGGTCGCCACGGCCAACCCGCGCACGGTGGTCGTCCTGAACACGGCGTCCGCGGTGAAGATGCCGTGGCTGGCGAAGACGGCCGCGGTGCTGGAGATGTGGTACCCGGGCCAGAAGGGCGCGGAAGCGACGACGGCGCTGCTGTACGGCGACGCCAACCCGCAGGGCAAGCTGACCCAGACGTTCCCGGTGGACGAGGCCCACACGCTCGTCAGCGGCGAAGCCGGCCTGTACCCGGGCCAGGACGGCCAGGTGAAGTACACGGAGGGCGTCGACGTCGGCTACCGCTGGTACGCGGACAAGAAGGTGACCCCGCTCTTCCCGTTCGGCTACGGCCTTTCGTACACGTCGTTCGCCTACAGCGGCCTGACGGCCACGAACGCGTCGGACGGTGGTCTGGACGTGAAGGTGACGGTGCGGAACACGGGGACCCGGACGGGAACCGAGGTGGCCCAGGTGTTCCTCGGCCCGAGCCCGCAGGTGACGGCCCCGCAGGCCCCGACGGCGCTGGGTGGGTACGCGAAGGTGACGTTGACGGCGGGCGCGTACCGGACGTTGACCATCCACGTGGACCCGCGCCAGCTGAGCTACTGGGACTCGGCGGCGAAGGCGTGGAAGCGGGGAGGCGGGACGCGGTCGGTGAAGGCGGGTTCGTCTTCGGCGTCGCTGCCGCTGGGCACACAGGTCGCGGTGAACTGA
- a CDS encoding histidine kinase yields the protein MSSIPQRSVSAVRRGFAGMARLVVLVLFAAAQVCVLTLPAAIWLPEYVAAAGLTVLVAIPACRVLPVLSRKSAPSLYGRAIESPYLPLPVLERTENGWYWNGYDFHRSRWVSLAQRRGRWFFTDPATWRDLCWLVVNPLTGGVVAALPVALAAFGAFLLVSPLTAPHLATGEWYFPLPMDTPAGVAGTAVAGLALLVLGLVAAPGAVSLHEAWTRWLLAPDERTLLARRVERLFATRAAAIDAQAAELRRIERDLHDGAQARLIAIGMSLSTAEMLLDTDLDEVRRQLAGARDLSAAALRELRGLVHGIQPPMLADRGLGAALEDLTMDAPVPTDVEVGLIGRPDAALESAVYFSVAELLANAAKHAAAKRVRVSVTHRPGVLRVVVADDGKGGADFSRGSGLAGVQRRVAAFDGVVEIDSPAGGPTEITILIPCVLPSAEQ from the coding sequence ATGTCGTCGATTCCCCAGCGGAGCGTATCGGCCGTCCGGCGCGGCTTCGCCGGAATGGCACGACTGGTCGTTCTCGTGCTGTTCGCGGCCGCGCAGGTGTGCGTTCTCACGCTGCCCGCGGCGATCTGGCTGCCGGAATACGTCGCGGCCGCGGGGCTGACCGTGCTGGTCGCCATTCCCGCGTGCCGGGTGCTGCCCGTCCTTTCCCGGAAAAGCGCGCCGTCGCTCTACGGCCGCGCGATCGAATCGCCTTACCTCCCGTTGCCGGTGCTGGAACGCACCGAAAACGGGTGGTACTGGAACGGGTACGACTTCCACCGGTCCCGCTGGGTCTCCCTGGCCCAGCGCCGCGGCCGCTGGTTCTTCACCGACCCGGCCACCTGGCGCGACCTGTGCTGGCTGGTGGTCAACCCGCTGACCGGCGGGGTGGTGGCGGCCCTGCCGGTCGCGCTCGCCGCGTTCGGGGCGTTCCTGCTGGTCTCGCCGCTGACCGCGCCGCACCTGGCGACCGGCGAGTGGTACTTCCCGCTGCCCATGGACACGCCGGCCGGGGTCGCCGGGACCGCCGTCGCGGGGCTCGCGCTGCTGGTGCTGGGCCTGGTGGCCGCGCCCGGCGCGGTCAGCCTGCACGAGGCCTGGACGCGGTGGCTGCTGGCGCCCGACGAGCGCACGCTGCTGGCGCGGCGGGTGGAGCGGCTCTTCGCGACGCGGGCCGCGGCCATCGACGCGCAGGCCGCGGAGCTGCGGCGGATCGAGCGCGACCTGCACGACGGCGCCCAGGCGCGGCTGATCGCGATCGGCATGTCGCTCAGCACCGCCGAGATGCTGCTCGACACCGACCTCGACGAGGTCCGGCGGCAGCTGGCGGGCGCGCGTGACCTGTCCGCGGCCGCGCTGCGGGAGCTGCGGGGGCTGGTGCACGGCATCCAGCCGCCGATGCTCGCCGACCGCGGCCTCGGCGCCGCCCTCGAGGACCTCACGATGGACGCGCCGGTGCCCACCGACGTCGAGGTCGGCCTGATCGGCAGGCCGGACGCGGCACTGGAGTCGGCGGTCTACTTCTCCGTGGCCGAACTGCTGGCCAACGCGGCCAAGCACGCGGCCGCGAAGCGGGTGCGGGTCAGCGTCACCCACCGGCCGGGCGTCCTGCGGGTCGTCGTCGCCGACGACGGCAAGGGTGGCGCCGACTTCAGCCGCGGCAGCGGGCTCGCCGGGGTCCAGCGGCGGGTCGCGGCGTTCGACGGCGTCGTGGAAATCGACAGCCCGGCGGGCGGCCCGACCGAAATCACCATCCTCATTCCGTGCGTCCTGCCATCAGCCGAACAGTAA